The DNA segment GCGTGTACAGCGGCTTGCTCGGGTGCCGGATGTACTGCGTCGAGTGGAACACGCGGAACGCTAGGCCGGCGAGAAAATCGCGCGACGAAAGCAGTCCCGCGACCGGGCGCAACGTAAACCCGGTACAGTCCTTCAGGAAGTTGGACACATCCTCCAGCTGCGGTATGTTGTCCTCCCGGTAGCCACAGTTCTCGATCAGCAGCGGAAACACGTGGTTGTGCTCGCGGCACGCGTGCGTCCGGTACAGCTTGGTGAGGTTGCGGAACACCTCCCGCCACGTGTTCACCTCCTCCGGCGTGTAGTCGACGTGCGGTAACGGTTGGCCGTGCTTGTAGTTGAACGCGATGTCGGCAAAGTACTTGCGCCGCTCGCGATACGTCTGGTCGGTAAAGCCGGGATGGTCCGAGTCCAGCTCGGCCCCGTACGACAGGATCTGGTTGGCGAACCGGTCCAGATCGCGGATGCGCCGCGGGAACCACGGAACAGTGGCTAAAGGGAAGggtaaggaaaaaaataagctCAACTTTGTCAACACCACCGGAAACCACAAATCATCAAACCAACCTTCGTTATCCTTGTAGTCGCGCGAGATGATGTTGAAGTAGTTGCTCTTCTCGCGGATCGCCTCGATGGCCGGCCCGAGCGTGCCGCGCTTACCGTCACACTCGACCATAAACTCGTATCCTGGACCGCGGGTCGACGAACGCGACTCAATGTGCAGCAGGTTCACCCGGTGGTCGTCGAAGATGCGCAGCATCTTGGCCAGTGCGCCCGCCTCCTCCTGCTCGGGCGAGAAGATCAGGCAGACGTTCTTCGCTTCGGCCGCATCGTGTCCTTCCATAATGTAGGAGCCACCTTCCTTTAGGGTGGGCTAGATGTGCCAAAAAAAGAGGTGTAAAACTACTCGTTAGCTTCAGCAGACACACAGCACTGCGCAGTTGAAGGATGGAAGGATTGTAAGGTACTGAGCGCGAATCGCACCGGTGGCGATCGCTTTATAACGAGCCCCTTCACCCCGCCAGCCGTCTTGTGGAAAGGAATTAGATCTCGAGCACGCGGGGTGTCGGATTTCCCACCGACTGCGGGCTAACGGACAGTAATGGCGCGTTTccgtatgttttttgtttacttcgTTTTCTCCGCTCGCATTCGGAGGGTCGTGCATGATGATGAAACAATCGCCCAAGATTGCCCCCGTGATGACGTCGGGTGGGGTTTTAGGGAAAGATGAAGCTTTGTTCGGGGACTGTCTTGGCTGTGTGTCgtaatgtttgtgttttgttcttatcgcacagagagagagagcgagagaaagagagagaaggcgAAAAGCTCCTATAAAAAAGGAAGCGAAAGCACTCGATCGTGTACATTGTAGTGTGCGATTCGAAGCGATGTATCGACGTTGATACTGGTGATGGGAAGTTAGGAGTGAACTGTTGGGTGCGGATCCGCTTTTTTATTGAAGTGATTGGCATCATGTTCGTTCGTTCCGTTCGAAATTTGCTCTTCGGTGGTTCGCCGTCccaaaaatcgttcaaatgtCGTTATCTAAATATTGTTCAAAAGTTCATGTGACGGTTGGTGTGACtaatacatgctcatgacatgtttgcgaccatcgcttggtcagtcactatgtcacgactttttttgctgtgatcagtttggcaaaatgtcactgacatggTCATGACAAAATcgggctgaaacaaaatcatctaagcgtcacgagctctactgaaTTCAGATCAGAGacgagcctcaaacagttggtgtgaccatcacatgcttggttacattgtgtgcaaccaactcttggtcagtcacttggtcgcgacattttcagtcggtgatcatcgtgatggtcatgggagatatgcggtgcgtgcgagtggttccaagaaacaaaatgagcatgttttctcgctctgttttaACCGAAcgataatcaaaacagatagagggagaaagcatggTGAAAGGTGAAAGcacgcacttttattgactatcagcaatgagcatcaagctaccacggatatgttcattgttttcgttggtgaacatCTCGTGATACTCTTGACATTTTCAGCACTGCCTACGGCGAAAGATAAACGATAGTTCTTTAGATCGATCGCTCCAAATGTCATTTCAGTGAATGAAAAAGAGTTTCAAAAGTCCCTGAGCATCATTACTACAAATATTTCTCAGATGATCGAGCCTGCGAATGAGAACATCAACGACACTCCAAAAATCATTTAGAACTAGTTTAGATCGATCGATCCAAATATCGTTCTAATGAATGACATCATTCTTACAAATTCTACATAAGGTCCTGAGAATGATCACTTCATATCTCGCTCATAACGATGTTCTAAAAATCGGCTATAACTTGCTGTTAATAATTACTGCAAATATCGCGCAGTTTTGCGATGCTCCAAATTGTGTCCTCAATATCCTATGAACAATCACTGCGCTATTAGAACGACTCTCCAAAAATTTGCTAGATTGTCACTTATTATTCTTCGATTAAAGAGCTACAAGCGGTCATCTCTTCTGTAATAATCCAAATTTTAGTAACACGCAACCGGAACATAAATCTTTGCTACCAAGGGACGGTTTAAATGGGAATCAAACTCTCACGGAGCTGAAGAAACCATCGTGCCTGTAAAATTCGTATATTTTACACTGACTAAACATCTCTTATCAATCAACTTCAACAAAACCTGTTGGAGTAGTTCCGCTTTTTTCGAGAAGGGACCGGATTCGCTCCACTCCTTTTTCTCGGTactttttcccatcactagttggaGTCCGATACAGCGCTGGAGGGGATAtcttttttgcaacaaaacctGTTCACATACATCATCGAACAGCACCATCACTGTTTGACATTGACCGGTGATTGCAGCGCGAGTGTCCACAGGAATTGACACATTCTGCAATGCCCTCCAGATAATGCGGAATCGTAAAGAACAAAGCAAACCTTTGATTGCAATTGTGTTGCTACCGGGTGTATTACACTTGTCATTTGTAGCTTGAAACATAAAAGCAGCGGAGAGAGGGAGCTAACCGTTTCAGAAGGGGGTCGCTTTAATTATGCTAAAGTACGAAAGCAACTGGTTTGCTGGTGAGAGTCTGCGGTCACCGGTGTAGTGGAGGGTTTTCCCAAGGTTTTTGCAATTATTTCccccatcgatcgatcgatcgttagTGGGGTTAATGTCACACACAATCGTACACGGTTGAACGGTA comes from the Anopheles coluzzii chromosome 2, AcolN3, whole genome shotgun sequence genome and includes:
- the LOC120949426 gene encoding protein henna isoform X1 — translated: MYRLQQELDKPTLKEGGSYIMEGHDAAEAKNVCLIFSPEQEEAGALAKMLRIFDDHRVNLLHIESRSSTRGPGYEFMVECDGKRGTLGPAIEAIREKSNYFNIISRDYKDNEATVPWFPRRIRDLDRFANQILSYGAELDSDHPGFTDQTYRERRKYFADIAFNYKHGQPLPHVDYTPEEVNTWREVFRNLTKLYRTHACREHNHVFPLLIENCGYREDNIPQLEDVSNFLKDCTGFTLRPVAGLLSSRDFLAGLAFRVFHSTQYIRHPSKPLYTPEPDVCHELLGHAPLFADPSFAQFSQEIGLASLGAPDEFVEKLATCFWFTVEYGMCRQNGELKAYGAGLLSSFGELQYCLTDKPELREFDPAKTCEQKYPITEYQPVYFVSESFEDAIQKMINYANTIPRPFGVRYDPYTQSIEILDSVPQISNLMRNIHNEFEVLQNAFKKL
- the LOC120949426 gene encoding protein henna isoform X2 encodes the protein MYGRQESQGPTLKEGGSYIMEGHDAAEAKNVCLIFSPEQEEAGALAKMLRIFDDHRVNLLHIESRSSTRGPGYEFMVECDGKRGTLGPAIEAIREKSNYFNIISRDYKDNEATVPWFPRRIRDLDRFANQILSYGAELDSDHPGFTDQTYRERRKYFADIAFNYKHGQPLPHVDYTPEEVNTWREVFRNLTKLYRTHACREHNHVFPLLIENCGYREDNIPQLEDVSNFLKDCTGFTLRPVAGLLSSRDFLAGLAFRVFHSTQYIRHPSKPLYTPEPDVCHELLGHAPLFADPSFAQFSQEIGLASLGAPDEFVEKLATCFWFTVEYGMCRQNGELKAYGAGLLSSFGELQYCLTDKPELREFDPAKTCEQKYPITEYQPVYFVSESFEDAIQKMINYANTIPRPFGVRYDPYTQSIEILDSVPQISNLMRNIHNEFEVLQNAFKKL